A single Tenacibaculum sp. Bg11-29 DNA region contains:
- a CDS encoding GYDIA family GHMP kinase, whose translation MNFYSNGKLLLTGEYVVLDGAASLAVPTKFGQDLIIESIKESQLIWGSFTNTGECWFEATFDLPKLRLTSATFNSNKEGNAEFIAETLSDILLEAKKLNPEFLTTKNGFVVKTNLTFPQNWGLGSSSTLINNIATWANVNPFTLLWNAFSGSGYDIACASNNTPILYELKEKQPIVSKVEFNPNFSDELFFVYLNQKQNSREGIAQYKQHKEEAQTLIPEMNILTQEFLKAASSKKLNKIIIEHEQLISSIIKQTPVKKRLFSDYFGEIKSLGAWGGDFVLATGNDDTLPYFKQKGYDTIVPYKEMVL comes from the coding sequence ATGAATTTTTATTCTAACGGAAAATTATTATTAACTGGTGAGTATGTTGTTCTTGACGGAGCAGCTTCTTTAGCAGTACCTACAAAATTTGGGCAAGATTTAATTATTGAATCAATAAAAGAGTCGCAACTTATTTGGGGAAGTTTTACCAATACTGGTGAGTGCTGGTTTGAAGCTACCTTCGATTTGCCTAAGCTACGCTTAACCTCAGCTACTTTTAATTCTAACAAAGAAGGGAACGCTGAGTTTATTGCAGAAACTTTATCGGATATTTTACTAGAAGCTAAAAAATTAAACCCAGAATTTCTAACTACTAAAAACGGTTTTGTTGTAAAAACAAATTTAACTTTCCCTCAAAATTGGGGACTCGGTAGTTCATCTACTTTAATAAATAATATTGCTACTTGGGCAAATGTGAATCCTTTTACCTTATTATGGAATGCTTTTTCTGGTAGTGGTTACGATATTGCTTGTGCTAGTAACAATACTCCTATTCTATATGAATTAAAGGAAAAGCAACCTATTGTATCTAAAGTAGAATTCAATCCGAACTTTTCGGATGAGTTATTTTTTGTGTATTTAAACCAAAAACAAAATAGTAGAGAGGGAATTGCACAATACAAACAACATAAAGAAGAAGCGCAAACATTAATTCCTGAAATGAATATTCTAACTCAAGAATTTTTAAAAGCAGCTTCTTCTAAAAAATTAAATAAAATAATCATTGAGCACGAACAATTAATTAGTTCAATTATTAAACAAACTCCTGTAAAAAAACGATTGTTCTCTGATTATTTTGGAGAAATTAAAAGTTTAGGTGCATGGGGTGGAGATTTTGTTTTGGCTACAGGAAATGACGACACCTTACCTTATTTTAAACAGAAAGGTTATGATACAATTGTGCCTTATAAAGAAATGGTTTTATAA
- a CDS encoding NAD(P)/FAD-dependent oxidoreductase — MKKVIIIGGGAAGYFTAINAKENNPDLDITILEKGKDVLQKVKISGGGRCNVTHACFEPKELVKFYPRGEKELLGPFHQFMTGDTFEWFDNKGIPLKIESDNRVFPEVNTSQAIIDCFESAVDNLGIRVLKNHGVNSVEQQDKKWIINTKDQQFEADYLVIAAGSSKKVWDLCKTLNHTIIEPVPSLFTFNIKDKRIIDLGGISVPNADVKLVGTNLENSGPLLITHWGLSGPAILKLSAFGARILADKNYQYNVEVNWLGQNFETTLDELTQLKNSQARKQVNLKSPFADIPRRLWERFIAAAEIKTTQNWGDLSNKQLNNLTTQLTKGLFNANGRTTFKDEFVTAGGVDLKEINFKRFESRLHKNLFIVGEVLNIDAVTGGFNFQNAWTGGFICAKSIAE; from the coding sequence ATGAAAAAAGTAATTATAATTGGTGGGGGTGCAGCAGGATATTTCACAGCTATAAATGCAAAAGAAAACAATCCTGATTTAGATATTACTATTCTTGAAAAAGGAAAAGATGTATTACAGAAAGTTAAAATTTCTGGAGGAGGACGTTGTAATGTTACACATGCTTGTTTTGAACCTAAAGAACTCGTAAAATTCTATCCTAGAGGAGAAAAAGAACTTTTAGGTCCTTTTCATCAGTTTATGACTGGTGATACTTTCGAGTGGTTTGACAACAAAGGAATCCCTTTAAAAATTGAAAGTGATAACCGAGTATTTCCTGAAGTAAATACTTCACAAGCTATTATAGATTGTTTTGAAAGTGCTGTTGATAATCTTGGGATTAGAGTCTTAAAAAATCACGGAGTAAATTCAGTTGAACAACAAGATAAAAAGTGGATTATCAACACGAAAGATCAACAATTTGAAGCTGACTATCTAGTAATTGCAGCAGGTAGTTCTAAAAAGGTTTGGGATTTATGTAAAACATTAAACCATACTATTATCGAACCCGTACCTTCTTTGTTTACTTTTAATATAAAAGATAAACGGATTATTGATTTAGGCGGAATATCAGTACCTAATGCTGACGTAAAACTAGTAGGAACTAATTTAGAAAACTCAGGACCTTTATTAATTACGCATTGGGGATTAAGTGGGCCTGCAATTTTAAAATTATCTGCGTTCGGTGCACGAATTTTAGCGGATAAAAACTATCAATATAACGTTGAAGTAAATTGGTTAGGACAAAATTTTGAGACTACTCTAGATGAATTAACACAACTTAAAAATTCACAAGCTAGAAAGCAAGTAAATTTAAAGTCTCCTTTTGCAGACATTCCGCGTCGTTTATGGGAACGTTTTATAGCTGCTGCAGAAATTAAAACAACTCAAAATTGGGGTGATCTAAGTAATAAACAGCTCAATAATTTAACTACTCAATTAACCAAAGGATTATTTAATGCTAACGGAAGAACTACTTTTAAAGATGAGTTTGTAACTGCTGGTGGTGTAGATTTGAAAGAAATTAACTTTAAACGATTTGAAAGTAGATTACACAAAAACTTATTTATAGTTGGTGAAGTTTTAAATATCGATGCCGTAACGGGTGGATTCAATTTTCAAAATGCTTGGACAGGCGGATTTATTTGTGCAAAAAGTATTGCTGAATAA
- a CDS encoding KTSC domain-containing protein, with protein MKRIKEYKKLFNVEGAIDLKVLKTTYRGLVKEWHPDKFQDEEKKLEAEEVSTKIIDGYHFLVSIAPKTKEANLEAYNTTITEFRVDDYQHKSMLLEVTFTDGNTYEYFGVNKKLFIKFVNAKSINNFGKRNIFNSFTYRKSKKAMATA; from the coding sequence ATGAAACGTATCAAAGAATATAAAAAGCTTTTTAATGTTGAAGGAGCAATTGATTTAAAAGTATTAAAAACTACTTATCGAGGATTGGTAAAAGAATGGCATCCAGATAAATTTCAAGACGAAGAAAAGAAGTTAGAAGCCGAAGAGGTTAGTACAAAAATTATTGATGGCTATCACTTTTTAGTGAGTATAGCACCTAAAACAAAAGAAGCTAATTTAGAAGCATATAATACTACTATAACTGAATTTAGAGTAGATGACTATCAACACAAAAGTATGTTGTTAGAAGTTACTTTTACAGATGGTAATACTTATGAATATTTTGGGGTAAACAAAAAATTATTTATCAAATTCGTAAATGCAAAATCTATAAACAACTTCGGGAAAAGGAATATTTTTAATTCTTTTACTTATAGAAAGTCAAAGAAAGCAATGGCTACGGCGTAA
- a CDS encoding SusC/RagA family TonB-linked outer membrane protein produces MRVTLLLLSFLFTQIIFAQEKTISGIVSDESGGLPGVSIIIKGTTSGVETDFDGNFSINGKQNDVLVFSFVGKKTVEKTIGSSNKINVSMVDDENLLNEIVVTALGIKREKKSLGYATQEVKGDDLTKVNSGNIANSISGKVSGIQIRKNNNIGGSTNVVIRGTTSLSGNNQALWVVDGIPLDNSNTNTLDQTRGGNTGGYDFGNAASDINPDDIESINILKGAAASALYGERASNGVIIVTTKKGENQQGLGVSINSSVTVGVVDFDTLPVYQTQYGGGYANTFPSTQIDLGDGLHYRERTGDASWGPAYDKNLLVYRWNSFHPELSTYGKATPWIAPKNNGNSIYQNSITYNNSISLTAGNEQGNFRFSYSKQKLDQGILPNSSSGRDIFNLSSSYKLSDKTTITAGATYTKTVSKGANETGYGSGGNNFSSSLRQWTSTSVDYKDLENAYKESGKNLSWSINGPFDRRVAFHDNPYFQRDQNFSLLNRGRFFGNFNLTHEIADWVSVTGKASIDSYNQGQQERIAVGSKRQSQSAGQYSRYDKTYKESNLDLVFSFNTDVTDNIKFSGLLGGNIRRSTSSDTFSITLGGLIAPNVFAISNSVNTPDPATERVLTFGSNSAYASGTFSINDTYFLEGTVRTDRTSTLPTSNNIYTYPSATTTYIFSKHLKADWLSFGKVRVNYAETGGGTNPFNLAPGFFKLVNYGGGNVRFTNENTRKNSELKPERTKGYETGLELKLFKNRIGLDISYYKTNTTNQIMSVPSTGATGYTNAWINAGNIENKGIELSLTGTPIKNENFSWETTINWTRNRNKTISLDGSPRLTLGSFQRILSVAEVGKPVGLLVASGYDYYNGVKSDANRIVDANGDYTRVNSQIIGDINPDWTGGINNKLKYKNLILSFLVDMKKGGDVWSLDQKYGRSTGIYATTAGNNELGNPMRDPVTSGSDSGGVLLQGVFADGTKNTVRSPIEEQYGFPEEQFVYDASYIKLREVSISYSLPSKFLEKSMFKNITFSANGSNLWIIHKNLPYADPEAGTSSGNLQGFQTGVLPTTKEYSFNVKVQF; encoded by the coding sequence ATGAGAGTAACATTATTATTGTTGTCTTTTCTGTTTACGCAAATTATATTTGCTCAAGAAAAAACAATATCTGGGATTGTCTCAGATGAATCTGGGGGACTTCCAGGTGTTAGTATTATTATTAAGGGGACTACTTCGGGGGTAGAAACTGATTTTGACGGAAATTTCTCTATTAACGGAAAACAAAATGATGTACTCGTTTTTAGTTTTGTTGGAAAGAAAACAGTTGAAAAAACAATTGGATCTTCTAACAAGATTAATGTTTCAATGGTCGATGATGAGAATCTACTAAACGAAATTGTAGTTACCGCCTTAGGTATAAAAAGAGAAAAAAAATCTCTAGGATACGCTACACAAGAGGTAAAAGGAGATGATTTAACTAAAGTTAACTCAGGAAACATTGCCAATTCTATTTCTGGAAAAGTTTCAGGAATTCAAATTAGAAAGAACAATAACATTGGTGGTTCTACCAATGTTGTTATAAGAGGTACAACTTCTTTATCTGGAAACAACCAAGCATTATGGGTAGTTGATGGAATTCCCTTAGATAACTCTAACACAAATACTCTAGACCAGACAAGAGGTGGAAACACAGGTGGTTATGATTTTGGTAACGCAGCATCAGATATTAACCCTGATGATATCGAATCTATTAATATACTTAAGGGGGCAGCAGCATCTGCTCTTTATGGAGAAAGAGCTTCTAATGGTGTTATTATCGTTACAACAAAAAAAGGTGAAAATCAACAGGGTCTAGGAGTTAGTATAAACAGTAGTGTTACTGTTGGTGTTGTAGATTTCGATACACTACCTGTATACCAAACACAATATGGTGGTGGATATGCTAATACTTTTCCTAGCACCCAGATTGACCTAGGAGATGGTCTTCACTATAGAGAACGCACAGGTGATGCCTCTTGGGGACCTGCTTATGACAAAAATTTATTAGTATATCGTTGGAATTCTTTTCATCCTGAATTATCAACTTACGGGAAAGCTACTCCTTGGATTGCTCCTAAAAATAATGGAAATAGTATTTATCAAAACAGTATTACTTACAATAACAGTATTTCCTTAACAGCAGGTAATGAACAAGGGAATTTTCGTTTTAGCTATAGTAAGCAAAAATTAGACCAAGGGATTTTACCTAATAGTTCTAGTGGAAGGGATATTTTTAATTTATCGTCTAGTTACAAATTAAGTGATAAAACAACCATTACAGCAGGTGCTACTTATACTAAAACAGTCAGCAAAGGAGCCAACGAAACTGGGTACGGTTCTGGTGGAAACAATTTTTCTAGTAGTCTTAGACAATGGACTTCAACAAGTGTTGATTACAAGGATTTAGAAAATGCATATAAAGAATCAGGGAAAAATTTATCATGGAGTATTAATGGTCCTTTTGACAGAAGAGTTGCATTTCATGACAATCCATATTTTCAAAGAGATCAGAATTTCAGTTTATTAAATAGAGGCCGTTTTTTCGGTAACTTTAACCTTACTCATGAAATTGCAGACTGGGTTAGTGTAACTGGTAAAGCTAGTATTGACAGCTATAACCAAGGACAACAAGAAAGAATTGCTGTAGGTTCAAAAAGGCAAAGTCAATCAGCAGGTCAATATTCTAGATATGATAAAACTTATAAAGAATCTAACCTTGATTTAGTTTTTAGCTTCAATACTGATGTTACTGACAATATTAAATTTAGTGGTTTACTTGGAGGTAATATTAGAAGAAGCACTTCTAGCGACACCTTTTCTATTACTCTAGGTGGTTTAATAGCCCCTAATGTATTTGCAATTTCTAACTCAGTAAATACTCCTGATCCAGCGACCGAGAGAGTTCTTACGTTCGGTTCAAATAGTGCATACGCTAGTGGTACTTTTAGTATTAACGATACTTACTTTTTAGAAGGAACAGTTAGAACTGATAGAACATCAACATTACCAACAAGCAATAACATTTACACATATCCTTCTGCTACAACTACTTACATCTTCAGTAAACATTTAAAGGCTGACTGGTTATCTTTCGGTAAAGTGAGAGTGAATTATGCTGAAACTGGTGGAGGAACAAATCCATTTAACCTTGCCCCTGGTTTTTTTAAACTTGTAAACTACGGAGGAGGTAACGTTCGTTTCACTAACGAAAATACTAGAAAAAATTCAGAGTTAAAACCTGAAAGAACTAAAGGTTATGAAACTGGTTTAGAATTAAAACTTTTCAAAAATAGAATTGGACTAGACATATCTTACTACAAAACAAACACTACAAATCAAATTATGTCAGTTCCTTCTACAGGAGCAACTGGATATACTAATGCTTGGATTAACGCAGGAAACATAGAGAATAAAGGTATAGAACTAAGCTTAACAGGAACTCCTATAAAAAATGAAAATTTCTCTTGGGAAACGACTATAAACTGGACAAGAAACAGAAATAAAACTATAAGTTTAGATGGTTCTCCTAGATTAACATTAGGTAGTTTTCAAAGAATTTTATCAGTAGCCGAAGTTGGAAAACCTGTTGGTCTTTTAGTCGCTAGTGGTTATGACTATTATAACGGTGTTAAATCTGATGCGAATAGGATTGTTGATGCTAATGGTGATTACACACGTGTAAATAGTCAAATTATAGGTGATATTAATCCTGATTGGACAGGAGGTATTAACAACAAACTAAAATATAAAAACCTTATTTTAAGCTTCTTAGTTGACATGAAAAAAGGTGGTGATGTTTGGTCTTTAGATCAAAAATATGGAAGATCAACTGGTATTTATGCAACTACGGCTGGTAACAATGAATTAGGTAATCCTATGAGAGACCCTGTAACTTCAGGTTCAGATAGTGGAGGTGTCCTATTACAAGGTGTATTCGCTGACGGAACTAAAAACACAGTTAGAAGCCCAATTGAAGAGCAATATGGTTTTCCTGAAGAACAATTTGTATATGACGCTTCATATATAAAACTAAGAGAAGTTTCAATAAGTTATAGTTTACCTTCTAAATTTTTAGAAAAAAGTATGTTTAAAAACATTACTTTCTCTGCAAACGGAAGCAATTTATGGATAATCCATAAAAATTTACCCTATGCTGATCCTGAAGCAGGAACATCTTCTGGAAACCTACAAGGTTTTCAAACAGGAGTTCTTCCTACGACTAAAGAATATAGCTTTAATGTAAAAGTTCAATTTTAA
- a CDS encoding SusD/RagB family nutrient-binding outer membrane lipoprotein, whose product MKIFNNIKVATIIGVSMFLVNSCDNVEHLNVDTKGYLNAQPHTLMTTAQKEYMDFLTNTDQNRNNFRQYAQHWTNREFAVEDNYSQDSRAIGQSNWDDLYRDVLIELTTAKKAIEASNVTPNLASRKKNQVAILEIQIILAYQSLVDLFGNIPYTEALDFTSSPTPKYDDAETIYLDLATRLDVAINNLDISSDSFTSGDLYYNGNVASWKKLANSAKLKMGLHLGSQSMVEAAYLSGVISSNSDNALFPYFAVENQENPLFFILNQRTQIVPTSFLVDAMNAKSDPRMDQFFNPASKIAGVYVGYPYAEGNDNGLGYDDASNTNDKFRDATLPGVLFDYAETSLLLADAANKGYNVGLTAATHYVNGITATMEYWGVSGNHITIYLGRADVTYSIATADTQIAYELWLAYYNRGFEAWTEYRRLDSPILVAPPAAVTEANGKVPVRNIYPLNEATLNETNYNSAATAIGGDKMTTKIFWDVN is encoded by the coding sequence ATGAAAATTTTTAACAATATAAAAGTAGCGACAATTATTGGAGTGTCTATGTTTTTAGTCAATTCATGTGACAACGTAGAACACTTAAATGTTGACACTAAAGGGTATCTAAATGCGCAACCACATACATTGATGACAACGGCGCAAAAAGAATACATGGATTTTTTAACCAATACCGACCAGAACCGTAACAACTTTCGTCAGTATGCACAACATTGGACAAATAGAGAGTTTGCTGTAGAAGACAATTACAGTCAAGATTCAAGAGCTATTGGACAATCAAATTGGGATGATTTATACAGGGATGTTTTAATAGAATTAACTACTGCAAAAAAAGCTATAGAGGCATCAAATGTCACTCCTAATTTAGCTTCTAGAAAAAAAAATCAGGTAGCAATTTTAGAAATTCAGATAATTCTTGCATACCAATCATTAGTTGATCTTTTTGGAAATATACCATATACAGAAGCTCTCGATTTTACGAGTTCTCCAACACCAAAATATGATGATGCTGAAACCATTTATTTAGATTTAGCTACTCGTTTAGATGTTGCTATTAATAATTTAGATATATCTAGTGATAGTTTTACTAGTGGAGATCTTTATTACAATGGTAATGTAGCTAGTTGGAAAAAATTAGCCAATAGTGCTAAGCTAAAAATGGGACTACATCTAGGCTCTCAATCAATGGTTGAAGCAGCTTATTTGTCAGGAGTTATTTCTAGTAATAGTGACAATGCTCTTTTTCCTTATTTCGCGGTTGAAAATCAAGAAAACCCTCTGTTTTTCATCTTAAACCAAAGAACACAAATTGTTCCTACTTCATTTCTTGTAGATGCAATGAATGCTAAAAGTGACCCTAGAATGGATCAATTTTTCAATCCAGCTTCAAAAATAGCCGGCGTATATGTAGGATATCCCTATGCAGAAGGTAATGATAATGGTTTAGGGTACGATGATGCTTCTAACACTAATGATAAGTTTAGAGATGCTACTTTACCCGGAGTTCTTTTTGATTATGCTGAAACTAGTCTTTTATTAGCCGATGCCGCAAATAAAGGCTACAATGTAGGTTTAACCGCTGCAACACATTATGTTAATGGAATTACAGCTACAATGGAATATTGGGGAGTATCAGGTAATCATATCACTATTTATTTAGGGAGAGCTGATGTAACTTATTCGATAGCTACAGCTGATACTCAAATTGCTTACGAATTATGGTTAGCTTATTATAATAGAGGTTTTGAAGCTTGGACTGAATACCGTCGTTTAGACTCTCCTATTTTAGTAGCTCCTCCTGCAGCTGTTACTGAAGCTAACGGAAAAGTTCCTGTAAGAAACATTTACCCTTTAAATGAAGCAACTCTGAATGAAACTAATTATAATTCAGCTGCGACTGCAATTGGTGGAGACAAAATGACAACCAAAATATTCTGGGATGTTAATTAA
- a CDS encoding diphosphomevalonate/mevalonate 3,5-bisphosphate decarboxylase family protein, producing the protein MNTVQFIPKSLEEKVEKATYTWQTPSNIALVKYWGKSNPQIPKNASISFTLNNCNTITTIDFEKKSNTNKVSFELFFEGKKKDDFKPKIAEFFKRIVKYCPYILDYDMVINSENSFPHSSGIASSASGMSAIAMCLLSLEKELIPNLTEEYINKKASFLARLGSGSASRSIEGPLVVWGEHPDIIGSSNLFGIKFPYKIHSIFENYCDTILLVDKGEKQVSSTVGHNLMHNHPYAEQRFKQANENLSKLSNILQNGDIKEFVNLVESEALTLHAMMLTSNPYFILMKPNTLEVINKIWEYRAQNNSSVCFTLDAGANVHVLYPASEKTKIELFIKNSLIDYCQKNQYICDNVGFGAKLL; encoded by the coding sequence TTGAACACAGTACAATTCATTCCAAAGTCATTAGAAGAAAAGGTAGAAAAAGCAACTTACACATGGCAAACACCAAGTAACATTGCCTTAGTTAAATATTGGGGAAAGAGCAATCCTCAAATTCCTAAAAACGCATCTATTAGCTTTACACTTAACAATTGTAACACAATTACTACAATCGATTTCGAAAAAAAATCGAATACAAATAAAGTTTCCTTTGAATTATTCTTTGAAGGAAAAAAGAAAGATGATTTTAAACCTAAAATTGCAGAATTCTTTAAAAGAATAGTAAAATATTGCCCATATATTCTTGATTACGATATGGTTATAAATTCAGAAAATTCTTTTCCACACAGTAGTGGAATTGCTTCTTCTGCAAGCGGAATGAGTGCTATAGCTATGTGCCTATTAAGTTTAGAAAAAGAACTAATCCCTAATTTAACTGAAGAATATATTAATAAAAAAGCTTCTTTTTTAGCTCGTTTGGGTTCTGGTAGTGCAAGTCGAAGTATTGAAGGTCCATTAGTTGTTTGGGGAGAGCACCCTGATATTATTGGCAGTTCTAACTTATTCGGTATAAAATTCCCTTATAAAATACATTCAATTTTCGAAAATTACTGTGACACCATTTTATTAGTTGATAAAGGTGAAAAGCAAGTTTCTTCGACAGTAGGGCATAATTTAATGCACAATCATCCATATGCTGAACAACGCTTTAAACAAGCAAACGAAAACTTATCTAAACTATCGAACATCCTTCAAAACGGAGATATTAAAGAGTTTGTTAATTTAGTTGAAAGCGAAGCTTTAACATTGCACGCAATGATGCTAACAAGTAATCCATATTTTATTTTAATGAAACCAAATACTCTAGAGGTTATTAATAAAATTTGGGAATATCGTGCTCAAAACAATAGTTCTGTTTGTTTTACTCTTGATGCTGGTGCAAACGTACACGTATTATATCCTGCATCCGAAAAAACTAAAATCGAACTTTTTATTAAAAATTCGTTAATTGATTACTGCCAAAAAAATCAGTATATTTGTGATAATGTTGGTTTTGGAGCTAAACTCCTCTAA
- a CDS encoding toxin-antitoxin system YwqK family antitoxin, whose protein sequence is MKNSTLLILLFIGFLSFTAKAQDTAWFDLNWQETSKENHTFYRPTPKKIKDGYWIVDYYKNGQIQMEGYSTIKKSNEEQFDGLVLYYYQNGKPFHKANYKNGKLDGVRKAFYETGELKEQGRYNNDKRQGVWKTFYKNGKIETKGKYRDNEKVGVWKTFYKNIY, encoded by the coding sequence ATGAAAAATTCAACTTTACTAATACTATTGTTTATTGGATTTTTATCTTTTACAGCAAAAGCTCAAGACACTGCTTGGTTTGATCTAAATTGGCAAGAAACCTCAAAAGAAAATCATACCTTTTATAGGCCTACTCCAAAAAAAATAAAAGACGGTTATTGGATCGTTGATTATTATAAAAATGGTCAAATTCAAATGGAGGGCTATAGTACTATAAAAAAATCTAATGAAGAGCAGTTTGATGGCTTAGTCTTATATTATTACCAAAATGGAAAACCTTTTCATAAAGCAAATTATAAAAACGGAAAGTTAGATGGTGTTAGAAAAGCATTTTATGAAACTGGAGAATTAAAAGAACAGGGAAGATACAATAATGATAAAAGACAAGGTGTCTGGAAAACCTTTTACAAAAACGGAAAAATAGAGACTAAAGGTAAATACCGCGACAATGAAAAGGTTGGCGTTTGGAAAACTTTTTACAAAAACATATACTAG
- a CDS encoding mevalonate kinase: MKGPLFYAKILLFGEYGIIKDSKGLAIPFNSYKGGLKTVNNLTGEAEKSNTNLVKFYNYLKTLDSTLASFDLTSLKNDIENGMYFDSSIPQGYGVGSSGALVASIYDKYANNKITVLENLTRDKLLTLKQIFSLMESFFHGKSSGLDPLNSYLSLPILINSKENIEAAGIPSQKEGKGAVFLLDSEQIGETEPMVNIFMNKMKNEGFRKMLSEEFSLHTDACINDFLHGNVKSLFGNVKKLSKVVLTNFKPMIPTAFHQIWEKGIQTNEYYLKLCGSGGGGYILGFTEDYEKAKTSLKDYKLELVYRF, from the coding sequence ATGAAAGGACCTTTATTTTACGCAAAAATATTACTCTTTGGTGAGTATGGAATAATAAAAGACTCTAAAGGGTTAGCAATTCCATTTAACTCATATAAAGGTGGTTTAAAAACAGTTAACAACCTAACAGGTGAAGCTGAAAAATCTAACACTAATTTAGTTAAATTTTATAACTATTTAAAAACGTTAGATTCAACTTTAGCATCTTTCGATTTAACTTCATTAAAAAATGACATTGAAAACGGAATGTATTTCGATTCATCTATCCCTCAAGGATACGGAGTTGGTAGTTCTGGAGCTTTAGTTGCATCAATTTATGATAAGTACGCTAATAATAAAATCACAGTTTTAGAAAATTTAACACGTGATAAATTGTTAACCTTAAAGCAAATTTTCTCTCTGATGGAATCGTTTTTCCACGGAAAAAGCTCAGGGTTAGATCCTTTAAATTCTTATTTAAGTTTACCTATTCTAATTAACTCTAAAGAAAATATTGAAGCAGCTGGTATTCCATCACAAAAAGAAGGAAAGGGAGCTGTATTTTTATTAGATTCTGAACAAATTGGAGAAACAGAACCTATGGTAAATATCTTTATGAACAAGATGAAAAATGAAGGTTTTCGTAAAATGTTAAGTGAAGAATTCTCACTTCATACTGATGCTTGTATTAATGATTTCTTGCACGGAAACGTAAAATCCTTATTTGGGAATGTAAAAAAATTATCAAAAGTAGTTTTAACTAACTTTAAACCTATGATCCCAACAGCTTTTCATCAAATTTGGGAAAAAGGAATCCAAACCAACGAATATTACTTAAAACTTTGTGGTTCTGGCGGTGGCGGTTATATCTTAGGTTTTACTGAAGATTATGAAAAAGCTAAAACAAGCCTAAAAGATTATAAATTAGAATTGGTATATCGATTTTAA
- a CDS encoding geranylgeranylglycerol-phosphate geranylgeranyltransferase: MSTSKTNTIVKKLFSLLSVVRGYNILVLIAAQYLAAIFIFSEQKSIKPVLFDWHLLYLVIATITTVAAGYIINNFYDKNADKINRPIKSGLDSYVRQETKLSLYFLLNFTGFGFGWLVSWRAAFFFAIYIFGIWFYSHKLKRYPFIGLTSVTILTILPFFVIFVHYKNFSKVIFVHAIFLFLIIMIRELIKKLENIKGAILNNYNTFPVKYGEKNTKKLIILLMVLTLAPVSILFSYPAIEYMKYYFYLTAIILFFIGFYTWRATKTNQYRLLHNILKVLLLIGVFSLLFIDKSLILDKVVTALD; encoded by the coding sequence ATGAGTACATCAAAAACGAACACAATAGTAAAAAAACTTTTTAGTCTTTTATCTGTTGTTAGAGGATACAATATTTTAGTATTAATAGCAGCCCAATATTTGGCTGCTATTTTTATTTTCTCTGAACAAAAATCAATAAAACCTGTGCTCTTCGACTGGCATTTACTATATCTAGTTATAGCTACAATAACAACGGTTGCTGCAGGATACATTATTAATAATTTTTATGATAAAAATGCAGATAAAATTAACCGCCCTATAAAATCTGGACTAGATTCTTATGTAAGGCAAGAAACAAAACTATCTTTATACTTTCTATTAAATTTTACAGGTTTTGGTTTTGGCTGGTTGGTTTCTTGGAGAGCTGCTTTCTTCTTTGCTATATATATATTCGGAATTTGGTTCTATTCTCACAAGTTAAAAAGATACCCTTTTATTGGGTTAACGAGCGTAACTATATTAACAATACTTCCTTTTTTTGTGATTTTTGTACACTATAAAAATTTTTCAAAAGTTATTTTCGTACATGCAATTTTCCTTTTTCTAATTATAATGATTAGAGAGTTAATCAAAAAACTTGAAAACATTAAAGGTGCCATATTAAACAACTACAACACTTTTCCAGTAAAATACGGTGAAAAAAACACCAAAAAATTGATTATTCTATTAATGGTTCTAACATTAGCTCCTGTTAGTATTTTATTTAGCTACCCTGCTATTGAATACATGAAATACTATTTCTATTTAACTGCTATTATTTTATTTTTCATTGGCTTTTATACATGGAGAGCAACAAAAACCAACCAATATCGACTGCTACACAACATATTAAAAGTATTATTATTAATTGGTGTATTTAGTTTACTATTTATTGACAAGTCCTTAATTTTAGACAAAGTCGTTACTGCTTTAGATTAG